One genomic segment of Borrelia coriaceae includes these proteins:
- a CDS encoding rod shape-determining protein, which produces MNFFKSFLIDIGIDLGTCNTLVYIKDYGVVMSEPSVVAIDVNKGNRVVAVGRNAKKMLWKTPENIKAVRPLRDGVIADIENTEKMIKYFISQIFSRKKLFFKPRMVIGVPTCITEVERRAVKESAMNAGAREVKVIEESLAAAIGSDIPIFEPTGHMVCDIGGGTTEISVISLGGMVVSRAIRTGGDEFDESIIKYMRNAHNIIIGQQTAEKLKIKIGNVYPETHNLKVETIDIKGTDAVTGLPRKQIIDSMEVRESLQEPISVVVDEVKRTLGATPPELATDIVERGIILTGGGALLRGLSRLLSKETGVPVYVADNPLLSVAVGAGLFYDYANRIDISKNIYSFINE; this is translated from the coding sequence TTGAATTTTTTTAAATCTTTTTTGATAGATATTGGTATTGATCTTGGTACATGCAACACTTTAGTTTACATTAAGGATTATGGTGTAGTGATGAGTGAACCTTCGGTTGTTGCTATTGATGTTAATAAGGGTAATAGAGTAGTAGCTGTTGGGCGCAATGCAAAGAAGATGCTTTGGAAAACACCTGAGAATATTAAGGCAGTAAGACCGCTTCGTGATGGAGTTATTGCTGACATTGAAAATACAGAAAAAATGATTAAATATTTTATAAGCCAAATTTTTTCTCGAAAAAAATTGTTTTTTAAACCTAGAATGGTAATAGGAGTACCAACTTGCATTACGGAAGTTGAGAGGAGAGCTGTAAAAGAGAGCGCAATGAATGCTGGTGCTCGTGAAGTTAAGGTTATTGAAGAATCTCTTGCAGCTGCTATTGGATCTGATATTCCCATCTTTGAACCAACAGGTCATATGGTGTGTGATATTGGGGGTGGAACTACTGAAATATCAGTTATTTCTCTTGGTGGTATGGTAGTAAGTAGAGCTATTAGAACAGGTGGAGATGAGTTTGATGAGAGCATCATCAAGTATATGAGAAATGCGCATAACATTATTATTGGACAGCAAACAGCAGAAAAATTGAAAATTAAGATAGGTAATGTCTATCCAGAAACTCATAATTTAAAAGTAGAGACAATAGATATTAAGGGCACAGATGCTGTTACGGGTCTTCCTAGGAAGCAAATTATTGATTCTATGGAAGTACGAGAGTCTTTGCAGGAACCTATTAGTGTTGTTGTTGATGAGGTTAAGCGCACACTTGGAGCAACTCCCCCAGAGCTTGCAACAGATATTGTTGAGCGTGGGATTATATTAACAGGAGGTGGAGCTCTTCTTAGAGGACTTAGTAGGCTTTTGTCTAAAGAGACGGGAGTTCCAGTTTATGTTGCAGATAATCCTCTATTATCTGTAGCTGTTGGAGCTGGTTTATTTTATGATTATGCTAATAGAATAGATATTAGTAAAAATATTTATAGCTTTATTAATGAATAA
- the mreC gene encoding rod shape-determining protein MreC: MKFLVNFKNFIKVLSVLIFAIILMIYDSSGSRINKRDDFFVFTFNSYVQRNMYEFFSFISSIFKAINEYKDYGETIEAYKKRIQQLEIVIQNVQVLRQENARLKEQLGFYSAHPNDFISAEIIYLNYANVSSLMAINKGYNDGVQKDMIAVAYQDGFSGLVGKVVKVYADTARVLPLTSYENFVSARIQNSKFIGLVEGKGYGEVLEMNYVNKLAENSLKIGDSVVTAGFSDYPSGIYIGKIVHFDVLEYNSLLSIKIEPIIVLDKLEYVFLIKSNQRMEK; this comes from the coding sequence ATGAAGTTTCTTGTGAATTTCAAGAATTTTATTAAGGTATTGAGCGTATTAATATTTGCTATCATTCTTATGATCTATGATTCGAGTGGTTCTAGGATAAATAAGAGAGATGATTTTTTTGTATTTACTTTCAATTCATATGTTCAACGTAATATGTACGAATTTTTTAGTTTTATTTCTAGTATTTTTAAGGCAATAAATGAGTATAAGGATTATGGGGAGACAATAGAAGCTTATAAGAAGAGAATACAACAGCTTGAGATAGTAATTCAGAATGTGCAAGTGTTAAGACAAGAGAATGCCAGGCTTAAAGAACAGCTTGGATTTTATTCGGCACACCCTAATGATTTTATCTCAGCTGAAATAATTTACTTAAATTATGCAAATGTTTCATCTCTGATGGCAATTAATAAAGGTTATAATGATGGCGTTCAGAAAGATATGATAGCTGTTGCTTATCAGGATGGATTTAGTGGTCTTGTTGGCAAAGTAGTTAAAGTTTATGCAGATACTGCAAGAGTTTTGCCTTTAACTAGTTATGAGAATTTCGTCTCTGCAAGAATTCAAAATAGCAAATTCATTGGTCTAGTTGAAGGCAAGGGATATGGCGAAGTTCTTGAGATGAATTATGTTAATAAGTTAGCTGAGAATTCTTTAAAGATTGGAGATTCCGTTGTTACTGCTGGATTTAGTGATTATCCTAGTGGAATTTACATAGGAAAAATTGTTCATTTTGATGTTCTTGAATATAATTCGCTTTTAAGTATTAAGATAGAACCCATAATAGTTTTAGATAAGTTAGAATATGTTTTTCTCATTAAGAGTAATCAGAGGATGGAAAAGTGA
- the mrdA gene encoding penicillin-binding protein 2, which translates to MKVILKGRYRFGLLLLFFVFFSYLFTLFKMQIGGHLFYDREATVLLSRVEKIKASRGEILDSNLNVLANNLTAFVLKISLEQYYSMSLEDREDMLKFLSRILGIERELIISKIEATRGYLKDVEIVELSPEMLFRIAEKRIYYPAFLWTYSFKRNYLVDDSCSHPIGYVGRISQRELRAFYNVKGYDNNSTIGKLGIEQIYDSYIRGKEGLIQYKVDSRERKIDSGSIIEHMIPGNNIVLNINKDIQLLAKNALGKRYGTVIVLKPATGGVLALHNYPYYSMNDVYNKYSIEDYSFLNRAIQSVYPPASIFKLVMTTALLEEKVLDKGKKIHCPGYFRVGNRVFHCWQRGGHGYVNLEQAVAYSCNVYFYIMGLKYLGVEKIFKYAKEYGFGEKTGIDLPNEVSGLLPSPEWKEKTFNQPWVGGDTVNFSIGQGFLSATPIQIANMVAMIANEGVIYKPRIVNRILNGNTNEIIIENVPEVLRKTDIISRNTFKFLKKYMRNVITYGTARNSVLTKAVMVLGKTGTGQTGVIGLENSSFVGLAPYNASPNEQIVIFSLVEGSSNIDNMWSAKSVDLMMQGIFANQSYEDILKEYRPWYIR; encoded by the coding sequence ATGAAAGTTATTTTAAAGGGTAGATATAGATTTGGGCTGTTACTTTTATTTTTTGTTTTTTTTTCTTATCTTTTTACTTTATTTAAAATGCAGATTGGAGGACATTTATTTTATGATAGGGAAGCAACAGTTCTTTTATCTAGAGTTGAAAAAATCAAGGCTTCAAGAGGTGAAATTCTAGATTCAAATTTGAATGTTCTTGCAAATAATCTTACAGCATTTGTTTTGAAGATTAGTTTAGAACAATACTATAGCATGTCTCTTGAGGATAGAGAGGATATGTTAAAATTTTTATCAAGAATTTTGGGCATTGAGAGAGAACTTATTATATCTAAAATTGAGGCTACTAGAGGTTATTTAAAGGATGTAGAAATAGTTGAACTTAGTCCAGAAATGTTGTTTAGAATTGCTGAGAAGAGAATTTATTATCCTGCATTTTTATGGACATATTCTTTTAAGAGAAATTATTTGGTAGATGATTCTTGTTCGCATCCTATTGGTTATGTTGGTAGGATTAGTCAAAGAGAGCTTCGTGCTTTTTATAATGTTAAAGGGTATGATAATAATTCTACAATAGGAAAATTAGGAATTGAACAAATTTATGATAGTTATATTAGAGGTAAGGAAGGTTTAATTCAATATAAGGTAGATTCTAGAGAGAGAAAAATAGATAGTGGTTCTATTATAGAGCATATGATTCCTGGTAATAATATTGTTTTAAATATTAATAAAGATATTCAATTGCTTGCTAAGAATGCTTTGGGTAAGAGGTATGGAACTGTAATAGTTTTAAAACCTGCAACTGGGGGTGTATTAGCACTTCATAATTATCCCTACTATTCAATGAATGATGTGTATAACAAGTATTCTATAGAGGATTATTCGTTTCTAAATAGGGCGATACAATCAGTTTATCCCCCAGCGTCTATTTTTAAATTAGTGATGACTACAGCGTTATTAGAAGAAAAAGTCCTTGATAAGGGTAAAAAAATTCATTGTCCGGGATATTTTAGAGTAGGCAATAGAGTATTTCATTGTTGGCAACGTGGTGGCCATGGTTATGTAAATTTGGAACAGGCTGTTGCTTATTCATGTAATGTTTATTTTTATATAATGGGACTTAAGTACCTTGGTGTTGAAAAAATTTTTAAGTATGCTAAAGAGTATGGATTTGGTGAGAAAACTGGCATTGATTTGCCAAATGAGGTCTCAGGGTTGCTTCCAAGCCCTGAATGGAAGGAAAAAACTTTTAATCAACCTTGGGTAGGTGGGGATACTGTTAATTTTTCAATAGGCCAAGGATTTTTAAGTGCTACGCCTATCCAGATTGCCAATATGGTAGCTATGATTGCAAATGAAGGTGTTATTTATAAACCAAGAATTGTTAATAGGATTTTAAACGGGAATACTAATGAAATTATCATTGAAAATGTTCCTGAAGTTCTTAGGAAGACAGATATTATTAGTCGTAATACTTTTAAGTTTTTGAAAAAATATATGAGGAATGTCATAACTTATGGTACTGCTAGAAATTCAGTTCTTACAAAAGCTGTTATGGTTTTAGGAAAAACGGGGACAGGGCAAACTGGTGTTATTGGACTTGAGAATAGTTCTTTTGTTGGTCTTGCTCCTTATAATGCTTCACCTAATGAACAGATTGTTATTTTTAGTCTTGTTGAAGGAAGTAGCAATATAGATAATATGTGGTCTGCTAAATCCGTAGATTTAATGATGCAAGGTATTTTTGCTAATCAAAGTTATGAAGATATTCTTAAAGAGTATAGACCATGGTATATTAGGTAA
- the rodA gene encoding rod shape-determining protein RodA, which yields MAVFRKSYDSLTLFSLVMISFIGILLIYSSDYTSNGSLMKIEYIKQVVWVLGGFFVIFVIGRYDLKIIHGMIYPLYFLLIISLVFTALFGVTVNGARSWIGIWKLGGQPSEFGKIVTILTLAKFYSSKKDYHNFLVFVFAFILVFPIILFVLLQPDFGTAIVYLNMFIFISFFAGIDIHYILYFTLIGFLSFLFVVLPVWYEYKADMGNIFYLIFSNNFYFQLSCLVLILVFLSAAVGFFISKYNFSIRLIYFYILFVSSILLIAAFFSKFLSKFMKPYQIKRFLVFLDPNIDLKGAGWNLNQVKIAIGSGGMFGKGFLKGPYTHANYVPSQSTDFIFSILAEEFGFLGVSMVLILFFLIFFKILIIMNKSKDRYMSLVLAGIFGLLFFHTSFNIGMSLGLLPITGIPLPFLSYGGSSTITFFLAMAFYFNIESIVTMD from the coding sequence ATGGCTGTTTTTAGAAAAAGTTACGATAGCTTGACATTATTTAGCTTGGTAATGATATCTTTTATTGGTATATTGCTTATATATTCTAGTGATTATACTTCTAATGGTTCTTTGATGAAAATTGAATATATTAAACAAGTTGTGTGGGTTCTTGGTGGGTTTTTTGTAATTTTTGTAATAGGAAGATATGATCTTAAGATTATACATGGTATGATTTACCCCTTATATTTTTTGTTGATTATATCTTTGGTTTTTACTGCGCTTTTTGGTGTTACTGTTAATGGTGCTAGATCTTGGATTGGAATTTGGAAATTAGGTGGGCAGCCTTCAGAGTTTGGTAAGATTGTTACTATTTTGACTCTTGCTAAATTTTACAGTAGTAAGAAGGATTATCATAATTTTCTTGTTTTTGTTTTTGCTTTTATTTTAGTTTTTCCTATTATTTTGTTTGTATTGTTGCAGCCTGATTTTGGTACCGCTATAGTTTATTTAAATATGTTTATATTTATTTCATTTTTTGCAGGTATAGATATACACTATATTTTGTATTTTACTTTAATAGGATTTTTGTCTTTTCTTTTTGTAGTGTTGCCAGTTTGGTATGAATATAAGGCGGATATGGGAAATATTTTTTATTTAATTTTTTCTAATAATTTTTATTTTCAATTATCTTGTTTGGTTTTAATTTTAGTGTTTTTGTCTGCTGCTGTAGGTTTTTTTATTTCCAAATATAATTTCAGTATTAGACTTATTTACTTTTATATATTATTTGTAAGTTCAATTTTACTCATTGCAGCATTTTTTTCTAAATTTCTATCAAAGTTCATGAAACCTTATCAGATTAAGAGATTTTTGGTTTTCTTGGATCCAAATATTGATCTTAAAGGGGCTGGATGGAATTTAAATCAAGTAAAGATTGCTATTGGTTCTGGGGGGATGTTTGGTAAGGGATTTTTAAAAGGTCCTTATACTCATGCAAATTATGTTCCATCTCAGAGTACAGATTTCATTTTTTCAATTCTTGCTGAAGAATTTGGCTTTTTGGGAGTTAGTATGGTTTTAATATTATTTTTCCTGATCTTTTTCAAGATTTTAATTATAATGAATAAAAGCAAAGATAGGTATATGTCTTTGGTACTTGCTGGTATATTTGGTCTTTTGTTTTTTCATACCTCTTTTAATATTGGTATGTCTTTAGGGCTTTTGCCAATTACGGGTATACCTTTGCCTTTTTTGTCTTATGGTGGTTCTTCTACTATTACTTTCTTTTTAGCTATGGCTTTTTATTTTAATATTGAGTCTATAGTGACTATGGATTAG
- the thrS gene encoding threonine--tRNA ligase, which translates to MSEKLDKESILYKKRHSIAHVMAEAVLELFPNTKIAIGPPIKDGFYYDFDFEKHITENDLELIEQKMREILKTGSSFVKEVITKEQALMLFKNEPYKVDLIQELDVTDEISIYRSHNFTDLCKGPHVDNMGKIDPKAFKLISIAGAYWRGDEKNRMLTRIYGTLWNNEKDLKSYLKLREEIKKRDHRKLGRELDLFSVHEEIGPGLIFFHPAGARIRALIEDFWRDEHFKNGYDILFTPHVGKSYLWDTSGHLDFYKESMFEKIEMDKSDYYVKPMNCPFHIAIYNTGKHSYRDLPFRWAELGTVYRYEKIGALHGTMRVRGFTQDDAHIICTYDQVKFEVAEVLRFALYMWNKFGFTSLKAYLSTKPVKAVGDDDAWKMSERVLEQALIDFNIDYDIDEGGGAFYGPKIDLKIIDSLGREWQMSTVQFDFNLPERFKMTYTAEDGKEKRPFMIHRALLGSIERFFGILIEHYGGAFPVWLAPLQVVIIPVNSIVEGYALEVLSRFKNEGIRIKLDNNGNMRMNAKIRQYQFKKVPYMFIIGEREVVEEKISIRTRTNDQINGLELKEALEFVKLKINNKEIL; encoded by the coding sequence ATGAGTGAAAAATTAGATAAAGAGAGTATTCTTTATAAAAAAAGACATTCGATTGCGCATGTTATGGCAGAAGCTGTTCTTGAGTTATTTCCAAATACTAAGATTGCTATAGGTCCCCCGATTAAAGACGGGTTTTATTACGATTTTGATTTTGAAAAACATATTACAGAAAATGATCTTGAGTTAATAGAACAAAAGATGAGAGAGATTCTAAAGACAGGGAGTTCTTTTGTAAAGGAAGTGATAACGAAAGAACAAGCTTTAATGCTTTTCAAAAATGAGCCTTATAAGGTTGATTTAATTCAGGAACTTGATGTTACAGATGAGATTTCAATATATAGAAGTCATAATTTTACTGACCTTTGTAAAGGGCCCCATGTTGATAATATGGGAAAAATTGATCCCAAGGCATTTAAGTTAATTAGTATTGCCGGTGCTTATTGGCGTGGTGATGAAAAAAATAGGATGCTTACTCGTATTTATGGAACTTTATGGAACAATGAAAAAGATTTGAAATCATATCTTAAATTGAGAGAAGAGATAAAAAAACGAGATCATAGGAAACTTGGACGAGAACTTGATTTATTTTCTGTTCATGAAGAAATAGGACCCGGTCTTATATTTTTTCATCCAGCTGGTGCTAGGATAAGAGCTTTAATAGAAGATTTTTGGAGAGACGAGCATTTTAAAAATGGTTATGATATACTTTTTACTCCTCATGTTGGTAAATCTTATCTTTGGGACACTTCTGGACATTTAGATTTTTATAAAGAGAGCATGTTTGAGAAAATTGAGATGGATAAGAGTGATTATTATGTTAAGCCTATGAATTGTCCATTTCATATTGCTATTTATAATACGGGTAAGCATTCTTATAGAGATTTGCCTTTTAGGTGGGCTGAACTTGGCACGGTATATCGTTATGAAAAGATTGGTGCTCTTCATGGGACTATGCGCGTTAGAGGATTTACTCAGGATGATGCACACATCATATGTACTTATGATCAAGTTAAATTTGAAGTTGCTGAGGTTTTAAGGTTTGCTCTTTATATGTGGAATAAATTTGGATTTACCTCTTTAAAAGCATATCTTTCGACAAAGCCTGTTAAAGCTGTGGGGGATGATGATGCTTGGAAGATGTCTGAAAGAGTTTTAGAGCAAGCTTTGATTGATTTTAATATTGATTATGATATTGATGAGGGTGGGGGGGCTTTTTATGGCCCTAAGATTGATCTTAAAATAATTGATTCTCTTGGGAGAGAATGGCAGATGAGCACTGTTCAGTTTGATTTTAATCTTCCTGAAAGGTTTAAGATGACTTATACAGCAGAAGATGGTAAGGAAAAGCGGCCTTTTATGATTCATAGAGCTCTTCTTGGTTCGATTGAAAGATTTTTTGGAATTTTAATAGAACATTATGGTGGAGCTTTTCCTGTATGGTTGGCACCTCTTCAAGTTGTAATTATTCCTGTAAATAGTATTGTGGAAGGATATGCATTAGAGGTCTTGTCTCGTTTTAAAAATGAAGGGATTAGAATAAAACTTGATAATAACGGTAATATGAGGATGAATGCGAAGATTAGACAATATCAATTTAAAAAAGTTCCTTATATGTTTATTATAGGAGAGAGAGAGGTAGTAGAAGAAAAGATTTCAATTAGGACCAGGACAAATGATCAAATTAATGGACTTGAACTTAAAGAGGCACTTGAATTTGTGAAATTAAAGATAAATAACAAGGAGATTTTATAG
- the pgsA gene encoding CDP-diacylglycerol--glycerol-3-phosphate 3-phosphatidyltransferase: MSPNKITFFRIILSFVILLLLLLEYFWNIYLFLILIWVLIIFNELTDVIDGYVARKYNLVSDIGIILDPYADVLQHLTYFVFFFYKGITPYYFFVIFIYRELSVGVVRNLIIQFDIVQQARFLGKIKSLFYAIATFSSLFIYTLDKLNVTIFIENFVSLILKLDFSFSFIVGIIYAVSAFLSVISLVDYVMIFLYLSKYEK, encoded by the coding sequence ATGAGTCCAAATAAAATAACTTTTTTTAGAATTATATTATCTTTTGTTATCTTATTGCTATTGTTGCTTGAATACTTTTGGAATATTTATTTATTTTTAATCTTGATTTGGGTTTTAATCATTTTTAATGAATTAACAGATGTGATTGATGGATATGTTGCTAGGAAATATAATTTAGTTAGTGATATAGGCATAATTTTAGATCCTTATGCAGATGTTTTGCAACATTTAACATATTTTGTCTTTTTCTTTTATAAGGGTATTACCCCCTATTATTTTTTTGTGATATTTATATATCGTGAGCTTTCCGTTGGTGTTGTTAGGAATTTAATTATTCAGTTTGATATAGTGCAGCAAGCCAGATTTTTGGGCAAGATAAAATCGTTATTTTATGCTATTGCCACATTTTCAAGTCTTTTTATTTATACTTTAGATAAGTTAAATGTTACTATATTTATTGAAAATTTTGTTAGTTTAATTTTAAAGTTAGATTTTAGTTTTTCTTTTATTGTTGGAATAATATATGCTGTGTCTGCCTTTTTAAGTGTTATATCATTAGTTGATTATGTTATGATATTTTTGTATCTTAGCAAATATGAGAAGTAA
- the cyaB gene encoding class IV adenylate cyclase, whose product MFEIELKAFIPKNKLKEILELANQKFKFIKEETKNDTYYCNKEKIIRIRKFNTSKEIVTFKIKSLEDNIEINKEIEFQVDRIDNFISFLEEMDFKILCKKIKKSMIYKKNTLNIEINEIENLGFFLEIEKIIYDQNELNLAKKEIHETIKEFNLQNNIEKKSYFELILANQSKV is encoded by the coding sequence ATGTTCGAAATTGAATTGAAAGCTTTTATTCCTAAAAATAAACTCAAAGAAATTTTAGAATTGGCTAATCAAAAATTCAAATTTATAAAAGAAGAAACCAAAAATGATACTTACTATTGCAACAAAGAAAAAATAATTAGAATAAGAAAATTTAATACTTCAAAAGAGATTGTAACATTTAAAATCAAATCTTTAGAAGATAATATAGAAATAAACAAAGAAATCGAATTTCAAGTAGACCGAATAGATAATTTTATATCTTTTCTAGAAGAAATGGATTTCAAAATCTTATGCAAAAAAATCAAAAAAAGTATGATTTATAAAAAAAACACTTTAAATATAGAAATTAATGAAATTGAAAATTTAGGCTTTTTTCTAGAAATCGAAAAAATAATCTATGATCAAAATGAATTAAATCTCGCTAAGAAAGAAATTCACGAAACAATAAAAGAATTTAACCTGCAAAATAATATTGAAAAAAAATCCTATTTTGAACTAATACTAGCTAATCAATCTAAAGTATAA
- a CDS encoding TrkH family potassium uptake protein — MLKFEFSDRFFLFSYFILIMFLGSLLLSLPIAWNGDKKLEYIDVLFTSVSAVSITGLITVNIESFSTFGFIIIMLLIQFGGLGFITITTFYLLIPKRKLKLVDARIIKQYSLSNIEYNPFKILKSILFVTFLIELIGLILISVCFKLRGINISLLEVLFTTISAFCNAGFSMHSESIYAWRDVPEAIVIIAVLVICGGLGFMVYRDVTNTIRYRKKLSLHVKIVFLLSFFLVIFGTIVFFFSEMHKLKEGYSLGTLIFNAIFYSISTRTAGFNYLDNSLITSRTQMLSLPFMFIGGAPGSTAGGIKITTFFLIILAVIKSQDGNGYIIGSYKVSIDSIRFALLFFVRAVLILCFSFFVLLAAESGGKWRVIDLGYEVFSAFGTVGLSVGVTPDLSFLGKVIIIFTMFAGRIGLFSMAIFVSRRSRFEEFTRPRQDILVG; from the coding sequence ATGTTGAAATTTGAATTTAGTGATAGGTTTTTTCTTTTCAGTTATTTTATCTTGATTATGTTCCTAGGATCTCTATTATTGTCATTGCCTATTGCTTGGAATGGTGATAAAAAATTAGAGTATATAGATGTTTTGTTTACATCTGTATCTGCTGTTAGTATTACAGGGCTTATTACCGTTAATATAGAGAGTTTTTCTACTTTTGGGTTTATTATTATAATGTTGTTGATTCAGTTTGGGGGTCTTGGCTTTATAACTATTACTACCTTTTATTTACTTATTCCTAAGCGTAAGTTGAAATTAGTTGATGCTCGAATAATCAAGCAATATTCTCTTTCAAATATTGAATATAATCCTTTTAAGATTTTGAAAAGTATACTTTTTGTAACTTTTTTAATTGAATTGATTGGACTGATATTAATATCGGTATGTTTTAAACTTAGAGGTATTAATATTTCGTTACTCGAGGTTTTATTTACGACGATTTCAGCATTTTGTAATGCAGGATTTTCTATGCATTCTGAGAGTATTTATGCGTGGCGTGATGTTCCTGAAGCAATAGTGATTATCGCTGTTTTAGTCATTTGTGGAGGGCTTGGATTTATGGTGTATCGTGATGTTACTAATACTATTAGATATCGTAAGAAGTTATCTCTTCATGTTAAAATTGTTTTTTTATTGAGTTTCTTTTTGGTTATTTTTGGTACAATTGTATTTTTTTTCTCAGAAATGCATAAACTTAAGGAAGGTTATTCACTTGGAACACTCATATTTAATGCGATATTTTATTCAATAAGTACAAGAACTGCTGGTTTTAATTATCTTGATAATTCTCTTATTACGAGTAGAACCCAAATGCTTTCATTGCCATTTATGTTCATTGGTGGTGCTCCAGGTTCAACTGCTGGAGGAATTAAGATTACTACCTTTTTTTTAATTATTCTTGCGGTAATAAAATCTCAAGATGGTAATGGTTATATTATTGGTTCTTATAAAGTTTCGATTGATAGCATAAGATTTGCACTTTTATTTTTTGTAAGGGCTGTTCTTATTTTGTGTTTTTCATTTTTTGTTCTTCTTGCTGCTGAGAGTGGTGGGAAGTGGAGGGTTATTGATTTGGGATATGAGGTTTTTTCTGCTTTTGGGACTGTTGGTTTATCGGTTGGTGTTACACCAGATTTGTCATTTCTAGGTAAAGTAATTATAATTTTTACTATGTTTGCAGGACGCATAGGACTCTTTTCTATGGCAATTTTTGTTTCACGAAGGTCTCGTTTTGAAGAATTCACAAGGCCAAGACAGGATATTTTGGTGGGTTAG
- a CDS encoding potassium channel family protein: MKTFVIIGLSNLGIHVLESLSKLDCQIIIVDTSKELVEEYDVIATESFILDQFTKNALKKVIPVDTDAVIIDFDNDLGKSALVTHYCNLLGFKEICVKTEDRDDAEILKTLGATKIIFPSKDAARRLTPLLVSPNLSTYSIVGHDIIVAETVIPKEYVGKTLLEADLRRQKGITVIAVRNLSNSKYEFVDGDYFFLKDDKIVICGKPDKIEDFTNNKDLIKDLISVSKAEDTSYKENSKKLRFFRIFDFMKMFNKDNKND; the protein is encoded by the coding sequence ATGAAAACGTTTGTTATTATTGGTCTTAGTAATTTAGGGATTCATGTCCTTGAGAGTTTAAGTAAACTTGATTGTCAAATTATTATTGTTGATACTTCAAAGGAATTGGTTGAGGAATATGATGTTATTGCAACAGAAAGCTTTATTTTAGACCAATTTACTAAAAATGCTTTAAAAAAAGTTATTCCTGTAGATACTGATGCTGTTATTATTGATTTTGATAATGATCTTGGAAAGAGTGCTCTTGTTACTCATTATTGTAATCTTTTAGGTTTTAAAGAGATATGTGTTAAAACTGAAGATAGGGATGATGCTGAGATATTAAAAACTCTTGGTGCTACAAAAATTATATTTCCAAGTAAGGATGCTGCAAGAAGGTTAACCCCACTATTAGTATCGCCTAATCTTTCAACATACAGCATTGTTGGTCATGACATCATTGTTGCTGAAACTGTGATTCCTAAAGAGTATGTAGGCAAAACGCTTCTTGAAGCTGACTTGAGAAGACAAAAGGGCATTACTGTTATTGCTGTTAGAAATTTGAGTAATTCTAAGTATGAATTTGTAGATGGAGATTATTTTTTCTTAAAGGATGATAAAATTGTAATTTGTGGTAAACCTGATAAAATTGAGGATTTTACTAATAATAAGGATTTGATTAAAGATTTAATATCAGTTTCTAAAGCAGAGGATACTTCTTACAAGGAAAATTCTAAGAAATTAAGATTTTTTAGAATTTTTGATTTTATGAAAATGTTTAATAAAGATAATAAAAATGATTGA